One genomic window of Cupriavidus oxalaticus includes the following:
- the folP gene encoding dihydropteroate synthase encodes MQQTPETRYFQCGRFRFALGQRPLVMGILNVTPDSFSDGGQHAGRDAAVRHAEQMIAEGVDIIDIGGESSRPGSAALPLEDELSRVIPVVEALRDCGKPLSIDTYKPEVMRAALAAGADLINDIWGFRMPGAVEALAAPEAGQAGLCVMHMQRDPQTMQEDPHYEDVVSEVADFLAERIAVLRAAGIDDARLSLDPGFGFGKTPDHNLRLLGQLPRMALEGLPVLAGISRKSTLGAILGGRPPQQRIAASIAAAVCAVERGAFIVRVHDVEQTVDAVKTWWAVRNESVTAA; translated from the coding sequence TTGCAGCAGACTCCAGAGACCCGGTATTTCCAGTGCGGACGCTTCCGCTTTGCGCTTGGCCAGCGCCCGCTCGTGATGGGCATCCTCAATGTCACGCCCGACTCTTTCTCGGACGGCGGCCAGCACGCCGGCCGCGACGCCGCCGTGCGCCACGCCGAGCAGATGATCGCCGAGGGCGTGGACATCATCGACATCGGCGGCGAATCCAGCCGCCCGGGCTCGGCCGCGCTGCCGCTCGAGGATGAACTGTCGCGCGTGATCCCGGTGGTCGAGGCGCTGCGCGACTGCGGCAAGCCGCTGTCGATCGACACCTACAAGCCCGAGGTCATGCGCGCCGCGCTGGCGGCCGGTGCCGATCTCATCAACGATATCTGGGGCTTCCGCATGCCGGGCGCGGTGGAGGCACTGGCGGCGCCAGAGGCGGGCCAGGCGGGGCTGTGCGTGATGCACATGCAGCGCGACCCGCAGACCATGCAGGAAGACCCGCACTACGAGGATGTGGTCAGCGAGGTGGCGGATTTCCTGGCCGAGCGGATTGCCGTGCTGCGCGCCGCCGGCATCGACGACGCGCGCCTATCCCTCGATCCGGGGTTTGGCTTTGGCAAGACGCCGGATCATAATCTGCGCCTGCTCGGCCAGTTGCCGCGGATGGCGCTGGAGGGTCTGCCGGTTCTGGCGGGGATCTCGCGCAAATCCACGCTGGGCGCGATCCTGGGCGGGCGCCCGCCACAGCAACGAATTGCCGCCAGCATTGCCGCCGCGGTGTGTGCGGTTGAGCGCGGTGCGTTTATCGTACGCGTGCATGATGTGGAGCAGACCGTGGACGCGGTCAAGACCTGGTGGGCCGTGCGCAATGAGTCCGTCACGGCAGCCTGA